CTCTCTTGCGCCAAGTCGTAGGCCGCTTGAAGCCGCATCCAGTGATCCGCGTTGCTCCAACCGATTCTTTCCAATGCCAGCGCCATTCTTGGCGAGATTCCAATACGGCCGTTCAGCAACCGTGACAATGTGTTCCGTGCTACGTCGAGCCGCCGGGCACACTCCGTTACAGTCCAGCCAACCTCTCTGTCTTC
The Acidobacteriota bacterium DNA segment above includes these coding regions:
- a CDS encoding HigA family addiction module antitoxin, which codes for MPMYDPPHPGEMIRDILEDREVGWTVTECARRLDVARNTLSRLLNGRIGISPRMALALERIGWSNADHWMRLQAAYDLAQERRKSADAA